The nucleotide sequence AATTCTATCAGTTACTATATAAATCACAATTAAACATAAAAAATAGGGCAATACATCCTATAGACTGTATGTCCTATTTTTTTACATTATTTAATTTTAATAACTAAACAATCAATTAGACAAAATGGAATATACTCTGCATAAAAATTAAAAAGAAACACGTTCCAGCTTTAAGTAAAGTAACTGCAAAAATATCCTTATAAGATTGTTTATGTGTTAATCCTGCAATACCTAATAGTGTAATAACTGCTCCATTATGAGGCAATGTGTCCATACCACCTGATGCCATAGCTGCTACACGGTGTAATAATTCAGGACTTATTCCAGATGCCTGAGCCCAAGACAAATAATGTTTGCCAAACATATCAAGTACAATACTCATACCTCCCGATGCTGAGCCAGTAGTTCCTGCCAAAACGTTTACACTAACTGCCTCAGACAAAAGTGGACTTCCATGTGGATTGATATTTATCAAGGCATGAGCTATAGACTGAAAGCCTGGAAGTGTTTTTATAACATTTCCGAAACCAACTTCTGATGAAGTATTCATAACTGCTAATAAAGACCCTATTGCACCCGCATTTATTGCCTTAGCTATATTACCCTTTATACGGATAGGATTTATTACAAATGCAAGAATGATACCAACAATAAGTGCAATAATAAGTGCCCAGTTATTCATTGTACCAACAACTCCAGCCTTATCCATTGCATAAGGTTTTTGAGTTACCCAAGAAGCTATATTCCAGTGCGGAAACACAAGTTTTTGCAAAATCAAAGTTACAACAAGTACTGAAACTAATGGAATTGCTGATAAAATAGGATTTGGCAGACTGCCTTCCTCAACAATTACAGGTTCATTAGTGTGTCCTTCACCATACCCTTCTCCTGCTGCTTGAGCTTTACGTTTACGAAACTCTAAATAAGTTATCCCCAATACTAAAATAATAATAGTACCTAAAATTCCAAAAACCGGAGCAGCATAAAGGTCCGTATTAAAAAATTTCATTGGTATTGTATTTTGAATTTGTGGTGTTCCCGGGATAGCATCCATAGTAAATGAAAAAGCTCCTAAAGCAATAGTTGCAGGAAGAAGCCTTTTTGGTATATCTGCCTCTCTAAATATA is from Clostridium fermenticellae and encodes:
- a CDS encoding GntP family permease codes for the protein MAVFGIFLSLALLMFMAYKGFSVIFFAPVFALLAALFSGMALLPTYTEIFLPNLASYAKVYFPFFLLGAVFGKAMEESGAAKSIAKAIVGKLGKRNAILSVVLSSAILTYGGVSLFVVAFAVYPFAASIFREADIPKRLLPATIALGAFSFTMDAIPGTPQIQNTIPMKFFNTDLYAAPVFGILGTIIILVLGITYLEFRKRKAQAAGEGYGEGHTNEPVIVEEGSLPNPILSAIPLVSVLVVTLILQKLVFPHWNIASWVTQKPYAMDKAGVVGTMNNWALIIALIVGIILAFVINPIRIKGNIAKAINAGAIGSLLAVMNTSSEVGFGNVIKTLPGFQSIAHALININPHGSPLLSEAVSVNVLAGTTGSASGGMSIVLDMFGKHYLSWAQASGISPELLHRVAAMASGGMDTLPHNGAVITLLGIAGLTHKQSYKDIFAVTLLKAGTCFFLIFMQSIFHFV